The Pelagibacterium halotolerans B2 nucleotide sequence ATGGACCGGCTTTACGATTTCGTCGAACAGCGCCTTGCCTATGAGGAGCCCTTCATCCTGATGGGCGATTTCAACCTCATTCCCACCGGCTTTGACTGCCACGATCCCTCGGTATGGTGGGGCGATGCCCTGTTCCGGCCCGAGAGCCTGGAAAAATGGCGCCGCATCGTCAATCTGGGTTTAACCGACGCCCTGCGCGCCACCACCAGCGAACAGGCTTTCACCTTCTGGGATTTCCAGGCCGGCGCCTGGCGCCGCAACGCGGGCATCCGCATCGACCATTTGATGCTCTCCCCCCAGGCCGCCGACCGCCTCACCGGCGTCACCATCCACAAGGACACCCGCGGCTGGGACAAGCCCTCCGACCACGTCCCCGTCGAAGGCGATTTCACCCTCGCCGGCCGCCCCGCAAAGGCTGCTTAGTTGATTTGCTAATCTGGAGAGGTTGGGTCAGGGCGAGCGGTCTTCGAGAGTGATGACCGGTTATCGAAGGTCCGGTGGACCTTCGATAGGGAAGAACGCCCGTCTAGCTTAAGCTCGCGGGCTATGAGCGGAGCGTACTTTGGTACGTGAGCACCGGAAGCGCAGGAGACTGCCGTTTGCAGGCCGCCCTCACCCAACCTAAAACTCGGCGAACTGGCTTCCCAGCGTATCCGCCGCCCGCACCGCGGCCTCGGCCTGTGCCGGATCGGCCTTGGCCATCGCGCTGTCGGTCAATTCACGGATCCAGCCCTCATCGCTGGTCCCGAGCGCCGAGCGATAGGCGATATTGAGCCACATCAGCCCTTCGATCGGCTGCGCCTCGATCCCATTGCCCACGACCAGCATTTCGCCCAGCCGCGCCTGCGCGCCCGCATGCCCCTTGCGGGCCGCCAGCGAAAGCCAGCGCGCGCCCTGCAGCGGGTTGATCCCGAAGCTCTCGGCATTGAGATAGAGCATGCCCACCCTGAACTGCGCATCCGCATCGCCGAAATAGGTCGCCGCGTGCATCAGCAAGGTCTGGCCGCGCGACGCATCCTCGGGAATGCCCGCATCGGGCACCCCCTGCATGTAGTAATCGCCGATCTTGACGAAGGACTGCGCCACGATATCCGCATCGAGCGAACTCGGCGGCGCGTCCGCATTCTCGTTGGCGATGCGCGAAAAATACTGGAACGCCTTGGCGGGGTCCTTCTGAACCCCGGCGCCCGTTTCATACATCGTCCCCAATTGCCACAACGCGATGGGCTGGCCCGCGTCGGCGGCGCCCTCGAGCGCTGAAACGAGGTTGTCGCCGCTCAATTCGGTGGCCGTCACGCCATCGAGCATCTGGGCCAGTTCCTGGGCGGCATCGAGCGCGCTCTGCGCCTGCGCCGGCAGCACCGTGCCAAGGGAAAGCAAAGCCGAACAGGTCGCAGCCAGAGCGAACGCAGTACTCCTGACTATAGGCATAACACACCTTCTCATGCCCCAGTCCAGCAGCCGTCGCGCCACATCCGGCGCGCCCGCCGCCAAGCCGGGAAACCTTACCGTATCGTTCAAGACGGCAGATCGTATGCCCGCCGCCACCCTGTTGTTTTTTGTTGTTTCGGCACTCGGCTTTCCCTGGCCGCACCTGGCTGCGAAAGACCTCAATGCCCGAACCGCCAACGGCAGTTCATATGTTTGATTGACGAAAGAATATCGGTCCATTGTGTCGGCATTAAAGCGATTGTCCGCCGTCAGCGTGGCAAGCCGTCCGCTCGCCGCGTGGTCGGTCAATTCGCTGCAATAAGATACGCCGATTGCCATTCCTGTCCTGCTCCTGGGCCCGTTGGCGGGAATTCGATCCCGCTTCGGGCGCCGATTGGCAGGCATAGGCGTCCGGCGCGCCGCCAGCGCACCGAGATACCATATCCGCCCACCACCAACCGTTCTCCGGCTGGTTTAGGGTAAGATTGTGGCGTGGTCCCTTAGCAAAGCGTGACTGCGCCGCGCACGATCACGAGTCTCGCGGGACTGTATCAAAATTGTCACAAACGCCGGTGAGCCCGGTCGCGCGTTGTCGGACCGATTGGCCGATTGTAAGTTGGCGCCTCAAGGGAGATTGCAAACATGACCATCAAGCGAATGGACAATATGGGGATCGTCGTCGAGGACCTCTCGGCGACGATCGATTTCTTTACCGAACTCGGTCTGGAGCTCGAAGGCCGCGCCACCATCGAAGGTGAATGGGCCGGGCGCGTCACCGGGCTGGGCGACCAGCACGTGGAAATCGCCATGATGCGCACACCGGACGGCCACGGCCGGCTCGAACTCTCCCGCTTCATCCGCCCCGCAGTCGTTGCGGATCACCGCACCGCTCCCGTCAACACCCTGGGCTATCTGCGCGTCATGTTCACCGTGGACGATATCGACGATACGCTGGAAAGGCTGCGCACGCGCGGCGCGCAGCTCGTGGGCGAAGTCGTCCAGTATGAAGACGTTTATCGCCTTTGCTACATCCGGGGGCCCGAAGGGCTCCTGATCGGGCTTGCCGAGGAGCTGCGCTGAGCGACAGCGCAGCCTTTTAGAGCGTGTCCAGCAAAAGCATGTCCTCGACGCGATCGGGGATGGAAACGGTTTTGCGGTTCGGACACGCGACAAAACAGGGGTTTAGAGCCAAGGATTTGATTCAATCAAATCCTGAACGGCTCTAGCTCACGAGAGCGTAGCGAGAGCCTGCTCCAGCTTTTCGCGCCGTGCCCTGGCCTCGGCCAGCCGCTCCTTTTGCTCCTCGACCACCTCTTCAGGCGCCTTGGCCAGAAACTGCTCATTGCCCAGTTTCTTTTCCAGCCCGCCGATCTCGCCTTCGAGCTTCTTGACGTCCTTGGAAAGCCGCTGGCGCTCCGCCGCGATGTCGATCAGATCGGCAAGCGGCAGCCCCCAGCTCGCCTCACCCACAACGAACTGCGCCGAGCTTGCCGGGATCGCCTCGACCAGATCGATGGTCGAAACCCGCGCCAGCCGCTCGATCGCCGCGCGGTGTGTCTCGATCCGCGCCGCCGTTTCCGCGCTGGCGCCCACCACCACAAGTGGCACTTTCGCTCCGGCGGGAACGTTCATTTCCGTCCGCACCGACCGGATGGCCGAAATGACATCCAGGAGCCAGCCCAGTTCGGCACCGGCCTGCGGGTAGGATATCGCATCGAGCGTCGGCCAACCGGCCAGCATCAGATAGCCCTCGCGCTTGGGTCCGGTCTTTCCGGTTTCCGCCCAAAGCTCTTCGGTCACGAACGGCATGAACGGATGCAGCATTTTCAGGATCTGGTCCAGCGCCCAGGCCGCGGTCGCCCGCGTCTCGGCCTTCGCAGCTTCATCGGCGCCCGAGAAGGTCGGCTTGGCCAGCT carries:
- the xth gene encoding exodeoxyribonuclease III — encoded protein: MRIATWNINGINARLPAVLTWLDETKPDIVGLQEIKCLDENFPRAEFESRGYNVETHGQKSFNGVALLSKIPFDEVHRGLPSNDEDPQSRLIEGVFSTEDGGVVRVCNIYLPNGNPVDTEKFPYKLGWMDRLYDFVEQRLAYEEPFILMGDFNLIPTGFDCHDPSVWWGDALFRPESLEKWRRIVNLGLTDALRATTSEQAFTFWDFQAGAWRRNAGIRIDHLMLSPQAADRLTGVTIHKDTRGWDKPSDHVPVEGDFTLAGRPAKAA
- a CDS encoding tetratricopeptide repeat protein; translated protein: MPIVRSTAFALAATCSALLSLGTVLPAQAQSALDAAQELAQMLDGVTATELSGDNLVSALEGAADAGQPIALWQLGTMYETGAGVQKDPAKAFQYFSRIANENADAPPSSLDADIVAQSFVKIGDYYMQGVPDAGIPEDASRGQTLLMHAATYFGDADAQFRVGMLYLNAESFGINPLQGARWLSLAARKGHAGAQARLGEMLVVGNGIEAQPIEGLMWLNIAYRSALGTSDEGWIRELTDSAMAKADPAQAEAAVRAADTLGSQFAEF
- a CDS encoding VOC family protein gives rise to the protein MTIKRMDNMGIVVEDLSATIDFFTELGLELEGRATIEGEWAGRVTGLGDQHVEIAMMRTPDGHGRLELSRFIRPAVVADHRTAPVNTLGYLRVMFTVDDIDDTLERLRTRGAQLVGEVVQYEDVYRLCYIRGPEGLLIGLAEELR